The DNA sequence CCAAGCGCTCGACGACCCGTTCCGCTGCGTCACCCAGGTCCGCCGTGGTTTCTGGGCTCCAGCCCTTCTTCTCCTGCAAGTAGCGCTGATACGCCGGCCAATACCAGTCGATGCCACGCTGAGTGCCGATACCGCGCCACGGCTTCCGCTCTTGGCTGATGACGACCGGACCGGCTGTCTTCTGGACGGGAATCTCGGCATCCAGAACCTTGCGGGTCGCGGGCTCGAGGCCGAGCCTGTCATGGATGGCAGTCCGACGCTCGTCCGTACGTGGCTCCGTATCGGAGGCCCAGTCGGTCGTCGTGGGTCCGGTCGCGTAGTCCCAGTCCGTGAGCTGAACGCGCCACAGGCGCTTCAAAGCCTCGGCGCCATCCCCGCCTGCAGTCAAAAGCTCCCTGAATGTGGTTTCGGACACGTCCTGTCCCAAAGTCTGCATCTCGGCGTAGAAGGCCACGGCGCGGCCGAGCGGTCCGGGGCCCACCGCTTGCATGCCGGCCAATGCAGCCTGGTGCACCTTGAGAAGTGCGTCGGCCTTGAGATTTTCCGCTGTGCTCATGTGACGCTTCCTCAAGAATGGTCGATTACGGTAGGGCGAATTCAATCTGGAGCGCGGCGGGAGGCCCGGGACTGGCGGGCAGCCCGGTCACGTCGATGTTGTAATCGACCCGGCTTATTCGGGCGGCCGACCCCGCCGGTAGCAGGCGAAGCAGGGACTGGTCCAAGCGTGGCAGATGCTCGTCGACCATCAGGACAAGAGGAGTACTACGGAGCGACCAACGTTCGTCGTCCACGGGCGGAGCGTTCGCGCCATCGGGCTGGGATATGGCTGCAAGGCGTTGTTCCAGCATGTCGACAGCGCCACCTGTTGTGTGTTCTGCGAGCTGATCCCGGACGGAGGAGACACATTGGGTGAAGGTGCGACCGTGCGCACCGCCCCGCGTGAGCTGCAGCGACACCAGCCAGAGCGGACGGTCGGCACTCGGGGTGAGCTGGGAAAGGCCGTGGATGGTGTGACGGCGTTCCTCCGCGGAAGTGGTTTTTACCTCGATGTCGTAAGACGGCAGACCGAAGTCGTGCTCCTCGCCGTACGACCCTCGCCAAGATTTCGCGGCGGTTTGCCACCCGTGCGAGGCAGCTATGGCTGCCAGCATCACCAGTTCACCCATCAAGCCGATTCGTTTCTCCAGGCTTGTCACACGGGGCCTGTCCAATAGCGCACGCCAAGCATGCACCGTCTCCCTGAAGGCTTGATCAGGAGTGCGCCCACGGTCGACGACACGGTCGGCGACGGCGCAGAGGAGGTCGTGGAACTCCCGCAGCAGTTCGCGTCGGGTGGTTCTGAGGCGAGCCATGCGCATGCCTTCGTAGGCTATTTCCTCGACCAGTATCAGCGGGTGGGGCGAGCGAGGAAGCCTCTGACGCGAGGTGAGTTCCAGATGTAGGGCGATGTCTCGATCGTCCGTCACGACGTAGTCGACACGGGGTAGGGCGCTGCCAGCGAGAGGGATGGTCGTGCCTTGACCA is a window from the Streptomyces luomodiensis genome containing:
- a CDS encoding PD-(D/E)XK motif protein, yielding MTADSKADWSQIEHFLHAGQGTTIPLAGSALPRVDYVVTDDRDIALHLELTSRQRLPRSPHPLILVEEIAYEGMRMARLRTTRRELLREFHDLLCAVADRVVDRGRTPDQAFRETVHAWRALLDRPRVTSLEKRIGLMGELVMLAAIAASHGWQTAAKSWRGSYGEEHDFGLPSYDIEVKTTSAEERRHTIHGLSQLTPSADRPLWLVSLQLTRGGAHGRTFTQCVSSVRDQLAEHTTGGAVDMLEQRLAAISQPDGANAPPVDDERWSLRSTPLVLMVDEHLPRLDQSLLRLLPAGSAARISRVDYNIDVTGLPASPGPPAALQIEFALP